The genomic interval AGGAATGATCGCTGCTCGCCACGACTGCAAGAACATCAACACGACAATCGCCACCAAAATGATCGCGTCCCGCAGCGACTTGAACACCTCTGCGATGGACTCCGAAATGAACGGAGTCGTGTCGTAGCTGATCGAATAGGCGACACCCGATGGAAACTTGGCACTGATCTGTTCCATCTTTTCACGAATCGCGTCGGCGGTGTCCAACGCGTTGGACCCTGGTAACTGATAAATCATCAGCCCAGACGCAGGCACTCCGTCCAGTTTGCACATCGTGTCTTCAAAGCCCGCTCCAAAATCGATTCCGCCAAACGATTTGCCGTTCTCGTCGGTGCGTTTCTCTGTAACGACTTCGCTCAGGCGTACCAGTTGCCCTGTTTCGCCGGTCTTGATGACGATCTGGGAAAACTGATCTGGCGAGGAAAGTCGACCGAGCGTTTTCAGTGTGTATTGAAAGTCTTGACCGACAGGCACCGGCTGACGCCCCAACGCCCCGGCGGCAACCTGAACGTTCTGTTCTCGCAGCGCACCGATCACGTCATTTGCGGTCAGGCCCAACGCGGCCATGCGATCGGGATCCAGCCAGACACGCATGCTGTAGTCTCGTTGCCCGATCAACGAGATGTTTCCCACGCCATTGATCCGCGCCAACTCGTCTTTGATTCGGATCGTCGCGTAGTTGCTCAAGTACAACTGGTCACGCGACTGATCGGGCGAAAACAGGCTGACTGCCAGCAGTGCATTGGACGAACTTTTAACGACTGAAACACCGTTGCTCTTGACTTCAGCCGGCAGGATCGGCGTGGCTAGATTCACGCGGTTCTGAACCAAGACCTGAGCCATGTCCAGATTCGTTCCCACCGCGAAGGTAACGGTCAATGAGTAGCCGCCATCGTTGGTGGACTGGCTGGACATGTAGAGCATGTTCTCGACGCCAGTCACCTGCTGCTCGATCGGCGCCGCGACCGTCGCTGCGACGACTTCGCTGCTGGCCCCCGGATACTTCGTCATCACCAGCACAGACGGAGGCGTGATCTCTGGGTACTGGGCGATCGGCAGTGTCCAAACAAAAATGCCGCCGGCCAAGACGATCAATACCGAAATGACGCAGGCAAAGATTGGACGTTTGATGAAGAATTGGGACATCGAGTTTCAGCTTTTCAAAGATGGAGTTCAAAGGATCGCCGCAGGACCGCAGTCACTCTTCCCTCATGACTGGCTCGACCTTCATGCCTGGTTGAATCAACTGCATGCCGGCCACGACCACGGACTCCTCTGCCTGAACACCCGATTTGACAACACGCAGCTTTCCCTTGCGGTCGCCCAATTCCACCGTGCGATGTTCAATTTCGTCTGCACTGTTGATCACATAGACGAACTGGGTGGCTTGATCTGTGCCGATTGCCGTCGCTGGCACCAAGACGGCATCGTAGGCGTCGGATACCGGAACCTTCAAACGCACAAACATCCCGGGCTTTAGCAAACCATCCTTGTTCTCGAACACGCCACGCAATTGTGAGGTGCCGGTTTGCTGATCGACCTTGATTTCCGCGTACTCCAGAATCCCCTCATGGGGAAAGTCCTGTTCGTCTTGCAACTGCAAGTAGCACGGGATCTGTAACTCCACCAGTTTGTCGACCTCCTTGAAATCCTCGCCACCCACCTCCCTTTGTCGACGCATGAATTTTAGTCGGACGTTCTCATCCACGCTGGCTACAGCCTTGATAGGCCGGTCGTTGACCACCGTTGCCAGGAGCGTACCGCCGACCAACCCACCGGTCACGTAGTTGCCGTCGTCCAACAAAGCACGATCAACACGCCCCGAAATGGGTGAGATGATCTTGGTGTAATCAAGATCCAGTTTGACGCGAGCTGCATCCGCCTCGGATGCTTTCAGGTTGGCCTGTGCTTCGGCGACGGCAGCTTGATTCTGCTCAAACTCTTCTCTGGAGACCGCGTTCTTGTCTAGCAATTTCTTGGAACGAGCAAAGGTCTTTTCGGCTAGGTCCAGCTTTGTTTTCGCAACGTCAATCGCTGCGAGAGATTGATTGTAGATCGCTTGATATTCATCCGGTTCGATCGTGAACAGCGGGTCATCCTTGTTCACTTGTTGACCATCAACAAAGTGCGTTGTGAGCAAAAAACCCGAGACACGCGACTGAATGTCGACGGTTTCATTCGCCGCCAGACGTCCCACCAGCTCTACGAAATCAGTCACTTTATCTTGCTTGGCCGGAACGAAAGCGACCTTTTGAATCGGCCGCTCGCGTTGGGACGACGCATCCTTGGCACCACGGCATCCACTCAGGACGAACAACATGCAAATTCCGGGGAGTAGTGTTTGGTAACATTGTTTGATCATGATGAATTTGCCAGAAGGTGTGCCGTCGATGAAATCAGTGCCGGCAGATGGATATCAATCTTGGGGGGGCCTGCAAGTTCTCAAACGCCAAGACTCCCAACAGCGTGCAAAGTCAGGGCGGATTTCATACGGCAGGCATTTTGAAATGTATCCGATCTGCCTCTCTCCGTAACACCGCGTCCCGGCAAATTTCAGTGTTACGCCGCAATGACAGCCCTCGTGTGTGGTCAAATAGCAAAGCCCGACCACGGAGTGATCAAACAGCAGAGCGCGGACCACGGAGCGGTCAAACAGCAAAGCCCGGGGTCGCGTAGCGCACCCCGGGATGGGGCAATCAAGAAACGGGAACCACATCGGGGATCAACAATCCAACCGCGTCGTTCGTGATTGGTTGTGCAACCCCGTTGGGGTTGATGTTGAATTCGCTGTGAGAACCTGGGGTGCGCTTCGCGACCCCAGGCTCTGTTGTTAAACGCCTTCGGCGTGAATCACGTGGCAATTACCCGACCACGAAGTGGTCAAACAGCAAAGCCCGGGTCGCGAAGCGCACCCCGGGATGGGGCAATCCAGAAACGGGAACTCCAACGGGGATCAACAATCCAACCGCGTCGTTCGTGAATGGTTGTGCAACCCCGTTGGGGTTGATGTTGAATTCGCCGTGAGAACCTGGGGTGCGCTTCGCGACCCCAGGCTGTGTTGTTAAACGCCTTCGGCGTGAATCACGTGGCAATTACCCGACCACGAAGTGGTCAAACAGCAAAGCCCGGGGTCGCGAAGCGCACCCCGGGACGGGGCAAGCCAGAAACGGGAACCCCATCGGGGTTCGACAATCCAACCGCGTCGTTCGTGATTGGTTGTGCAACCCTGTTGGGGTTGGTGTTGAATTCGCTGTGAGAACCTGGGGTGCGTTTCGCGACCCCAGGCTGTGTTGTTAAACGCCTTCGGCGTAAATCACGTGGCAATTACCCGACCACGAAGTGGTCAAACAGCAAAGCCCGGGGTCGCGAAGCGCACCCCGGGGATTCGACAAGACGAAAACGGGAACCCCAACGGGGTTCGACATCCCAAATGCATCTAGGGGCACATCCAAGTACAATTCATGGCTCCCACAGACCATTGGATTGGCTGATTGACCCAAAACCGAGAAACCGCATGAGTTGTTTACGCCTCCTCGCCATCGTCACCACAATGCTGGCGACTTTCACTACAAGCAACCTCTGTGCCCAAGGATCCAAACCCAACATCCTGTTCATCATTGCCGACGATCAGTCACCGATGGATTTTGGATTTTACAATCCCGACGCGTCGCTGCAGTCGCCGGTTCTGGATCAACTGGCCAAGGAAGGAATGGTGATCGATGGCGCCTACCACATGGGCTCCTTTTCCGGAGCGGTTTGCACGCCGTCGCGGCACATGGTCATGAGCGGTCGCAGTGTTTGGCACCTGCCGATCGGACCAGGCGCCAAAGAACACTGCCCACCGAAACTCGATGAGAACACAATGGCGGCAGTGTTTAATCGCGCGGGCTACTCAACGATGCGGACTTGCAAGAAAGGCAACAGCTATTCTGCCGCGAACAATCAATTCACCGTCGTGCATGACGCGACCAAACGTGGCGGCACGGACGAGTCTGGCAGCGCATGGCACGCAGAACAGGTCTTGAACTACTTGAGCGATCGAGAATCCACCCAAGACGAAAAACCATTCCTGGTCTACTTCGGATTCTCTCATCCGCACGACACGCGAGACGGAACGCCCGAGTTGCTCGCCAAGTACGGCGCGGTTAATCACCAGGACAAGCAGTCGCTGCCGCCGAGCAATCCAAAGCAGCCCGCATTGCCGCCCAACTATCTGCCCGAGCATCCCTTTCCCCATGGCCATCCTGGACTACGCGATGAAGTCGCCGTCAGTGGTGTCGGGGAAAAACGAGACCCGCAGACCATTCGCAACGAAGTCGGTCGTTACAACGCGTGCAGTGAGAACATCGACATCCAAATCGGACGGGTTTTGCAGAAGCTGGATGCGATGGGGGAACTGGACAACACGTACATCGTTTACACCGCCGATCACGGCATGGCGATCGGTCGACACGGCTTGCAATGTAAACAAAACCTCTACGAACACACTTGGCGGGTTCCCTACGTCGTCAAAGGTCCCGGCATCAAGCCCGGATCACGTTCCCAAGGTAACATCTACTTGATGGACACGCTGGCCACCCTCTGCGATTTGGCCGACATTGATGCACCGGATAGCAATGAAGGAATCAGCTTCAAACCGGTGCTGCAAGGCACTCAATCAACGGTTCGAGACGTTCTCTACGGCGCATACTGCGGCGGCACCAAACCCGGCATGCGTTGCGTGCGAAAGGGCGACTGGAAGCTGATTGTGTACGACGTGTTGGACGGGTCTGTCCGCGAAAAGCAGCTCTTCAATCTTGCCGAGAACCCCAACGAATACCTCACACAACATCATGCCGACGGGGTGACGAAGCTGACCGGAGTCACCCCGAAACCCGGCCAAGTCAATTTGGCGGATGATCCAAAGTACGCGTCGCAGCTCGGTGATATGGAGTCTCTGCTGCTTTCGGAAATGCGTCGCCTGGACGATCCCTACCGACTTTGGTACCAACCCGATGATGGACTCACTCCACCACCGCCGGTTGCGGCTCGACAGAAGGGCAAACGTGCGAAAAAGCAGGCCCAATAGCGTCGGCGATTGTTGACTGTGCACTGCAAACGGTCAGCGGCGAAAATGAATCTCCCTTGCAAACTCCTATCCAAATGTCATCCTCCGACAAGCAAAATCTCAGCCGAGCCACGCAGATGATTCGCCAGGGCTTGCTCGTCGGGTTTCCGACCGAGACCGTGTACGGTTTGGGTGCTAACGCGTTGGATGCCACTGCGGTCGCTGCAGTCTTTGCGCTCAAAGAGCGGCCGAAGTTTGACCCGCTGATCGTTCACATCGCCGACCCCAGCGACTTGAGCGATTTGGTGAAAGATATCCCGGCCGCCGCCAAGACATTGATCGAGCGATTTTGGCCGGGGCCGCTGTCTCTGGTCCTTGTAAAGCAGGACTGTGTTCCGGACATCGTCACCGCCGGCTTACCCAGCGTCGCGGTCCGCTGCCCAGGACATCTCATGGCGAGGACGTTGATCCGCGAGGCGGGAGTCCCCATCGCCGCCCCGAGCGCCAATCGTTTCGGCATGGTCAGCCCGACCACCGCCCAGCACGTGCGGGAACAATTCGGCGACCGACTCTCTATGGTCCTGGACGACGGGCCGTGTCGCGTGGGTGTGGAATCCACCGTGATCTCTTTTGTGGAATCGCCCAATGGAATGGCCACGTTGTTACGCCCGGGTGGTGTGCCACTGGAAGAAATCGAAGCGGTCATCGGCCCCATCGAGAAAAGCACTCATCAACCGTCGCGTCCCAGCTCACCCGGTCAACTAACGAGCCACTACGCGCCTCGAACTCCCTTGGTGATCGCGGATCAAGACACCACGTACAACGATCATCAAAGGCGAGGCTTGCTATGCCTCAAAACGCCGACGAACGCGGCCTCTTTTTCGGCGATTGAAGTCCTCTCGGAATCGGGTTGTCTGCGCACCGCAGCGGTCAACTTGTTCGCAGCGATGCGTCGACTCGATGCGATTGGTCTGGATTGCATCATCGCCGAACCGGTTCCCGAAGTGGACCTTGGCTTGGCGATCATGGATCGGCTACGCCGTGCCGCAGCGAAATAAAGGCCCAGCGAAATAGTGGCCCAGCGAGCAGTCAATCTCTCAACAGCAGTAACGCTGCGAAAACACGGCAAAATCGCTGCCAACGGCGATCGATTCTACTTGACTTTCGTGTTTCGTTGTTTTGAGGCGAGCACTCGTTCAGATGGAACCCGTCTCGCGAATGGGTTAGCGGATAGATGTGAGCTTTGGCTGTTCGGAGGAACTGAGCGCGTCTTGTTTCTTGGGATGAACGGGTGTGAATTCCGTCGGGCCCAAGTTGGAGACCATGCAGTGCAGTGCTCCGCCACGATCGCGTAGTCGCGTGCAATCCACGAATCGAATTTCCCAATCTGGCAACAGCTCTGAGTAAATGGACTTCACCTGTGATTCAACTTCTTGGGGTTGTCCTTGGTAGGACGGGACCAGCAACATTCCATTGGCGAAGACGACATTCGTATAGGTTGGGAATGTATCGTCCTGGCTCTCTGGCATCGGGATTCGCACCACCGTCAACGGTTTCCCGTCGACAATGACTCCTTCGAGTTTCTGTGCGACGCGATCCAAGACGACAGAGTTCGGGTTGTTACGATCTGAGTACTTTCCGACCACCACCGTTGTCGGCGTGACAAAGGTCATGAACATGTCGATGTGTCGGGTCGGCTCTCCCATGAGTGTGTCGATCATGACGAGTTGTTTCGCACCCGTTACCCGTAGGGTTTCCTTGCGAATCACGGCGTCAGAAAAACCGTACAGTTGGTTCAGCGGAATGATGTGGTTTGATGCGACGGTCAAGCCTCGGCCGTTGGAAAGCAGCATGCCGCCCTCCAAATGAACCGGCACATCCGCCACACGAGTCCTCCAGTTTCGACGAAGTGCGTTGGGCAATGCGTCCAGCACGATGCGTCCTTTGCGGTCTTCGCGTGTCAACCGAGAGTCGAACCAAATCGTTTCTCCAGACGACGACACCGACACGATTGGCCCTTGGTCGCGAAACCAAGGCGTCTCACAGTCGATGATCGCAAAGCGAATATTCTCTAGCGGCACTTCGGCAGCCTCCAATGAAGCTTGCGCCTGCTCCATCGACTCTTCGTTGTCCGCAACGACAACCAAGCGGACGCGATCATGTAATTGCCTGGCGATGTCCGTTACCACAGAATTTGTCCAGTCGAACATGCCCCAGGCCAAGGCCAACCCGTTTTGTGGCTCAAACTCAGCCACCATCGTTCCGGACATCGAAAGATGGTTCGATACCAACTCGGTATTCAAATCGACCAGCGGACTCCATTGCCAGCGACTAGCGGTTTTCCCAAGTTCTGACCGGCTCGCCGTCTGCCCAAAATCATTGGCGATCTGCCGGAGCGATTGCAAATTACGTTGGGCGAACATCGTTGCGTTGTTGTAACGATTCAAAGCAATCAAATGCTTGTCCAGGTTCGGCAACTCAGTGTGAACGATCTGCGATGTCAAACTATCGAGCGTTTGTTGCGCGAGAGATGCTGCTTTTTGCAGCTCACCTTGTTCCCAATAAACTTCACAAAGCGTCATGCGAAGATCTTGCAGCATTTCATTCGTCAAACCGTATGTTCGACTGTCAGGGTCTTGCTGCTGAATGAGAATCGCTTTTCGAATCGGCTCTGTAGCGTCCAGACCCAACGCCCGATTCGTCAGCCCGAGGTTGCGCAGTGCAATGGCCAGCACGTTTTGATGGTCGCTACCGTGTTGAGACTGCAGCAGGCGACAGCATTCGTAAAATGATCGCTTGGCTGCGTTGTGATCACCCAGGACTGAGTCCAGGCAACCCAAGGTGTTCAGGGCGTATCCCCAGAGAACCTGATCTTGGTTGGATTTCGACAATTCGATTGACTGATCAATCCAATTTCGGGCCATAGAGTTATTGCCCTGAATACTGCAGATTCGCCCCAAATGCAACTTTGCCAATGCGACCTGATGTGGCAGCCTGCTGTGATGTCGAGGGTCTTCGACAAACTGCTGCAAAGAATGCTTCAACTCCTCGATCAGATAGGTCCACTCCATCCGGGGCTGAGATTGCCTGGCCAGGATCAGCGTCAGGTCATTCCAGCGTGAAAAGACACTGTTGATGCTTGCGAGCGCGAATTGATCCCGGGTGTCCAATGACAGCTCAGCTTCATTGAGCCGCTGTTCCGTTGATATTACCGCGCGAGCACTGGCGACAGCCACAATCAAGCACAGGGCGGCCGCAGAGGCGGAGCCCAAGTAGGCATATTTGGGGGGGATTCTCAAGGGATATCTCTGAATAACGCAAAATCACAACCCTGTGAAACCCTGGTCAGGTGTTCTAGTCTCGTAAGAACGTTGGAAATTGAGGCAAATTGATGTCCGGTAGGCGGCGATCTCAAGCCGTCGATACGGCGACCTGTCCCTTGTCACGCTCATTGGGTTGCGAAAGATTCGCCCACACATTTTTCTCCTGCATCACCGCTGAACCCGTCAGAGTGCAAAAGGCGACGTCCGCTGCGTCCCTGCCAACCCCGATGCGGACCAAACCCAAAGTGGAAGCCAAGCGAGTGGGATCAAAGAGATACCAGTGACCATCCAAGAATGCTTCCATGAACCCGTGGTAGTCCGGCGGTTGCAAATTGGCTGCATACCCAGAGACGTATCGTGCGGGGATGCCAATGCCTCGACAAAGCGTGATCGCCAAGTGAGCGTAGTCGCGGCAAACACCCGTACGCTGCAACAGCACGTCTGATGCAGTTGTCGTCGCATTGGTACTGCCGGAGGTGTAGTCCAAATGTTCGTAGACCCAATTGCAAATGGTCTCCACCCGCTGGAATCCCCCGGGCAGACGTCCGAATTCTTCGAATGCGAATCGGGCCAATAGATCGCTCTCGCAGTATCGACTCGGATTCATGTAGGTCAGCACTTCTGGCGGCATCTGGGACGCTTCGGTCTCAGCGACGTCTTGAGGCTGATCGATCCCAGGCGACAGCTCTGCCGTCGCCTGATAGTTGATGGTCAACTGACATGGTTGCACCATGCATCGCTGCATCCGATTTCCGTCTGGACCAATCTGACACTGTTCCAACTGTACCAGCGGATCGAGCGTAAGATTCTCATCAATGATTGTTTGATGCTCGGTGTAGGCAGCCGCAATCTTTAACAAAAAGACAGTGGGCTGCCGTACGTCATAGCGAAGCGTGCTGCCGATTTGAATTTGTGTCATGACTCAGACCACTGGCCCACGACGTCCCATGACCAGTCCGACGATGAACAGGATCAGGAAGACAACAAACAGAATCTTTGCAATCGATGCAGCGGTACCGGCAACCACGCCGAACCCCAGCACGCCAGCGATCAATGCGACAACAAGAAAGGTTAATGCCCAGCTCAACATGGCTATTCTCC from Stieleria varia carries:
- a CDS encoding transglutaminase-like domain-containing protein, whose translation is MTQIQIGSTLRYDVRQPTVFLLKIAAAYTEHQTIIDENLTLDPLVQLEQCQIGPDGNRMQRCMVQPCQLTINYQATAELSPGIDQPQDVAETEASQMPPEVLTYMNPSRYCESDLLARFAFEEFGRLPGGFQRVETICNWVYEHLDYTSGSTNATTTASDVLLQRTGVCRDYAHLAITLCRGIGIPARYVSGYAANLQPPDYHGFMEAFLDGHWYLFDPTRLASTLGLVRIGVGRDAADVAFCTLTGSAVMQEKNVWANLSQPNERDKGQVAVSTA
- a CDS encoding DUF1328 domain-containing protein, whose translation is MLSWALTFLVVALIAGVLGFGVVAGTAASIAKILFVVFLILFIVGLVMGRRGPVV
- a CDS encoding efflux RND transporter periplasmic adaptor subunit, which translates into the protein MLFVLSGCRGAKDASSQRERPIQKVAFVPAKQDKVTDFVELVGRLAANETVDIQSRVSGFLLTTHFVDGQQVNKDDPLFTIEPDEYQAIYNQSLAAIDVAKTKLDLAEKTFARSKKLLDKNAVSREEFEQNQAAVAEAQANLKASEADAARVKLDLDYTKIISPISGRVDRALLDDGNYVTGGLVGGTLLATVVNDRPIKAVASVDENVRLKFMRRQREVGGEDFKEVDKLVELQIPCYLQLQDEQDFPHEGILEYAEIKVDQQTGTSQLRGVFENKDGLLKPGMFVRLKVPVSDAYDAVLVPATAIGTDQATQFVYVINSADEIEHRTVELGDRKGKLRVVKSGVQAEESVVVAGMQLIQPGMKVEPVMREE
- a CDS encoding L-threonylcarbamoyladenylate synthase, yielding MSSSDKQNLSRATQMIRQGLLVGFPTETVYGLGANALDATAVAAVFALKERPKFDPLIVHIADPSDLSDLVKDIPAAAKTLIERFWPGPLSLVLVKQDCVPDIVTAGLPSVAVRCPGHLMARTLIREAGVPIAAPSANRFGMVSPTTAQHVREQFGDRLSMVLDDGPCRVGVESTVISFVESPNGMATLLRPGGVPLEEIEAVIGPIEKSTHQPSRPSSPGQLTSHYAPRTPLVIADQDTTYNDHQRRGLLCLKTPTNAASFSAIEVLSESGCLRTAAVNLFAAMRRLDAIGLDCIIAEPVPEVDLGLAIMDRLRRAAAK
- a CDS encoding agmatine deiminase family protein, producing MRIPPKYAYLGSASAAALCLIVAVASARAVISTEQRLNEAELSLDTRDQFALASINSVFSRWNDLTLILARQSQPRMEWTYLIEELKHSLQQFVEDPRHHSRLPHQVALAKLHLGRICSIQGNNSMARNWIDQSIELSKSNQDQVLWGYALNTLGCLDSVLGDHNAAKRSFYECCRLLQSQHGSDHQNVLAIALRNLGLTNRALGLDATEPIRKAILIQQQDPDSRTYGLTNEMLQDLRMTLCEVYWEQGELQKAASLAQQTLDSLTSQIVHTELPNLDKHLIALNRYNNATMFAQRNLQSLRQIANDFGQTASRSELGKTASRWQWSPLVDLNTELVSNHLSMSGTMVAEFEPQNGLALAWGMFDWTNSVVTDIARQLHDRVRLVVVADNEESMEQAQASLEAAEVPLENIRFAIIDCETPWFRDQGPIVSVSSSGETIWFDSRLTREDRKGRIVLDALPNALRRNWRTRVADVPVHLEGGMLLSNGRGLTVASNHIIPLNQLYGFSDAVIRKETLRVTGAKQLVMIDTLMGEPTRHIDMFMTFVTPTTVVVGKYSDRNNPNSVVLDRVAQKLEGVIVDGKPLTVVRIPMPESQDDTFPTYTNVVFANGMLLVPSYQGQPQEVESQVKSIYSELLPDWEIRFVDCTRLRDRGGALHCMVSNLGPTEFTPVHPKKQDALSSSEQPKLTSIR
- a CDS encoding sulfatase-like hydrolase/transferase — its product is MSCLRLLAIVTTMLATFTTSNLCAQGSKPNILFIIADDQSPMDFGFYNPDASLQSPVLDQLAKEGMVIDGAYHMGSFSGAVCTPSRHMVMSGRSVWHLPIGPGAKEHCPPKLDENTMAAVFNRAGYSTMRTCKKGNSYSAANNQFTVVHDATKRGGTDESGSAWHAEQVLNYLSDRESTQDEKPFLVYFGFSHPHDTRDGTPELLAKYGAVNHQDKQSLPPSNPKQPALPPNYLPEHPFPHGHPGLRDEVAVSGVGEKRDPQTIRNEVGRYNACSENIDIQIGRVLQKLDAMGELDNTYIVYTADHGMAIGRHGLQCKQNLYEHTWRVPYVVKGPGIKPGSRSQGNIYLMDTLATLCDLADIDAPDSNEGISFKPVLQGTQSTVRDVLYGAYCGGTKPGMRCVRKGDWKLIVYDVLDGSVREKQLFNLAENPNEYLTQHHADGVTKLTGVTPKPGQVNLADDPKYASQLGDMESLLLSEMRRLDDPYRLWYQPDDGLTPPPPVAARQKGKRAKKQAQ